ATGGCTTCTGCTTTTCGTGTTGCGAAAACAGCTTAAGCTGctgcggaatttttttttttattttttttcctgtgaTGATGATGTGAATTGTTGGTCCATTATATTCAAAAGCAAATGAGTAAAGATTTATGAGAATGGGACTCTTGATTACAGGGCATTCTGAGATGACTTCCCCAAATCTTTTATTgctgatacttttttttttttttaaccttttatttttttggttttttttagattgtatgatttagtttaagtaaattaaaaattttattatgtttgttaggcaaatttattaaatttaataatttaaccGCTTGATaccaaataatacaaaataattaatagttAATTGTTAACAAAATGAtcgaatttaataaaaaaattttgttttaattaaaaaattaaagaattaaaaagtATACTTGTGGGAGTTTACATACGTTTATacgaaaatataaattaatgcTACAAAGATCTTATTTGgactattaaatattttgttcgataaaaattttttaaattgtttaaaaaatttatagtatttgataaatgaatattataattaaaagtttagaatgAAACATCATATTAGTAATCAgatttttaagttaattatttaaaaactaagGTAAATAATCNattttctatcaaaatttcacgtgatttggatatttctacaccgttaaacttgcaaacggctcactacggccattgaaatttgttgattttgagctcattcgatcactaggcaaatgatatcgaaaaataataaaatttattttctaggtactccaaatactctagatcaagtttaacggagccgatcgacgattcgaaagtcgcaacaccgaaaacgagttggaagcacggaaggctccgtgcttccgatagcatagtagcctcactctatatatatatatatatatataaagcactCTAAACGctgtaaaattttttcaatGTAGTTGGACTGTTGGACTCTAGTTCATTCCGACCCGATCCACTTCAAGCCCGATCCATTCCCACCTCTCTTCTTCCCCGATTCTCTCCACCAGGGACGAGGCCGAGCCAACAcattcccctctctctctctctctctctctctctctctctgttactACCTCTCAAACCGAGGGGTGGGGCGATGGAGATGGGAGGAGGGGCGGCGCCGCCCCAGGggcagcagcagccgccgcccggagcggcggcggaggcggcggcggcgccgcggccGGCGGCGGAGCGGCTGAACGCGGCGGTGGTGCAGCAGCTGAACCTGGAGTCGGTGAAGACGCGCGCCCTCGGCCTCGACAAGGCCATCTCCCGCATCCTCGGGGACTTCGACGCCTACGCCCGCGCCAACTCCTCCCCCAAATGGTACTACCCTCTCCACAAAACCCCACCCCAGCCcccacaaaaccctaaatttagTTCCTCAGCCCTAGATTTTCTTCCTTGTTTTCGTAGATGTTGGAAGTTTTTGCTAAGCGTGATCGGATAAAGAAGAATTTTTTGGGGGCATGTTCTAGTCCTAGCTTGTCTCTTCCTGCAAAAATTTGCTCATCGTGGATTTATCCTGCAAAAAAATTGTTTAGTTGTCGAATGTATCCCTTCGAAGTCTCAAAGTGCTGTAGATTTGTCTGGGCTAGTTGAACTCCTAATTTCGtagcttgaaaaaaaaaaattattttttaagatatttatAGGCACTCGGATTTAGCATTCATGTAGAATGGTACAGGGATGAAATAGAGAAattagaaatgaaaagaaaaggcgGTAAAAGTATGTCGAAAGAATGGCTTATACTTAGTTCATATTCGGTTCTCATAATTAAAGTTTTTAGGGGGTAAATCTGCAATTTCACTGCTGTGCAAGGATCTAAAGATGATTTTCCCTTGCCTGTCAATGATATTCTGGGGCTTTCTATTGCAGGCAAGACGTAATCGGACAGTTTTCCATGGTAAGCATGGAGCTCTTCAACATTGTGGAAGACATCAAGAAAGTTTCCAAGGCGTTCGCCGTGTATCCGAGAAATGTTAGTGCGGAAAATGCCGCAAGTATGCTGTTATACCAATCTCTGTTCTCTATGTTATAAACTGGGGcaaatttatttcttctttgtatgcaaatttatactctttAGTGCTTCTGCAGatttatgtaaataattttGCTTGCAAAACAGTTCTCGATATTTTGGTGCCAAAAGTGTAATGCATGCATGTTTATCAGTTTATGGAAGGTCACGGCTCATTGTAGGTGCGAGTGGCAAAGGAGGATTCATATGACTAATCCCATATAATTGCTTTTGAGGATTCATTTGTTTAACCCACTTTGTGTGTGATACGAAACCTGAACCGAGTTAGGCTACATACATTTTGCATTTCCAATGCctaacttttgatttttcttatCCAACATTTTCTGATTTATGGGTTCAATTATTGCAGTACTGCCTGTAATGCTGTCATCAAAGTTATTGCCGGAGATGGAAGCAGAGGATAATACGAAGAGGGAGCAATTGTTATACGGAATAACAAATCTCCCCATACATACACAAATTGAGAAGTTAAAGGTAATTTGCTTCTAGGGCCTGCTTGGAGGTATTTGGTGATAACTTGTATGGCATGAAGTTTTCATTTTTGTGATTGCAACCTAGGAATTTGATTTTAGTTCATTGCAAGGTCCTTGTAATGATGAACTCAGGATAATTAATTCTACGTACGTGGTGAGTAATCatattttaatcatattttgagaaaaatgaaTTAGAAATTGTTTATAATATACAGTTGTAGACGACTTGTCATACTCCTTATCAACCAATTACCACGTGCCCCTTGAGTGAACAAATGAGATATGTTGAATAAGATGCTCATTTAATTTTCATCTTCAAAGTGTGATAATAACATTTGGAGTTTCTCAGGCTAGAATTGATATGATCGGATCAGCCTGTGAAGCTGCTGAGAAAGTCATTGCTGATTGTCGCAAAGCTTACGGATTAGCTTCACGTCAAGGACCATCCCTTGTGCCAACCCTCGATAAGGTGCAAGCTGCAAAAATTCAAGAACAAGAGAACCTACTTAGAGCTGCAGTAAATTTTGGCGAAGGTGTTGTTGCTTTTTatatatctttctctcaaaattgTCTGGAATttctatgaaatttttttagagatattcATACAGAAATATCTATTCGTGTGCATATCCCACCGAGAGCAAAATTTTCTTATGCGCCCTTCAAGaaacaaatttcatacatttattTTCTTGTGCTACAAAAATACCTTCTTCAAATAACTTATTTAGGTATAAAAATTAACTTCTACATATAAATTGGATGACTACCTAACTTGAGATAAGTGGCAATatgtaaaaattcaaatttacatgGGTATATGTGTAATAGATGATTTTTCGAGGATACTTATGTAGTTATGTAAAACAcctttattgtttgtttttaaagaatatgtgATATGCCTGTATTTTATGCACTACGTATGACTTATTggtccttaattaattaagaaagatTTGATTTCCAGGATTACGGATGCCTGGAGATCAAAGGCAGCTGCCGTCTTCTCTTCCTAGTCATTTAGTGGATGTGCTCTCCTTTGGAGATAATACACAAAATTTTGGGGATAATTCTGGTAAATTGCATATGCTAGTTATGCACTGATCTATTCCTTTTCTTGGTTATATTTTGTATGAAGTTATTTAAGATATTTGATGAATCTATTTTACTTAATTCAGTTTTGTTCGAACTAATAGTTCTTCTGTCCAGGTGTCTACTCAAAAAATACTCCTGCATTTACATCTAATGCTGTGAACAACCAGGGAACTCCAATTCAGGTTTTATTTATCACGTATCTAGCTTTTTGTTTGGAAATACAAGAGAACAGATGTTTGATGTTTGTTAGGAAATTTATTTCTCAGAGAATTTTGAAGTAACAACCTGTAAGATGATATTCACACCTGCAGAACTAACAGTTAATTACTGCAGAACTATTAGTTAATTATGTATGACAGTCTCAAGGAATTCATTGGCTAAATGTAGCTAAAAGAATAAGTTACATTTGACGCTACCAACTGACTATTCAATACTCATTCTATTCTACAACAGAGCTTATACCTTTTTCAACATTGTCTTTTGTAGATAAATATGGTCTTTTCTTTATTCCCAGTAAAACATTAGGAAGAGTTTAGGCTGACTGTGTATTACTTTGTTACTTGATTCTACGTGTAGGCTCCCGGAGCACAACAAATTGGGAGATCAGCTCCATCACCTTCGGGTGTATCAGGAACTGGTAATTTTGATAATGCATCTACACCTCCAATGCCATACGCTAATTCCCCTCGATCTAGCACGAATATGATGAACACCCCGTCACCACAGCAGCAGCTCCAACAGCAGCTCcaacagcagcaacagcagaGGCAGAAAATGATGCAAGTGCCTTCTCAGCACCAGCAGCAACTTCATTCGCAACAGCAGTTGAGGCCATCTTCAACTCCTGGGGTTTTGGGACAGGTAAGACTATTAATTTGAGATGTCTCTGCcaaattatctatttacatatGTATAGAcatttaaaatccaaattttcatATAGACCCTTAATTGGTAAATATCTTACATACAAACTCTTGTTCTTACAAAAATGCCCGTCTTTGTGAAAGTTTCCTAATATGAAACCAATACTctatctccatctccatcttcaCTTGATAAATGGATGTTTTAGCAAGAAACTGAACTTGAgggttatatataaatatctgaCCTTTAAGGATATATATGTATTGGTTGATTTTGCCCAAAGATATCTATgtatgtacattttttttttcttgattggATCTTGCATATTTGGAGACAACTATGTGTTTAATTTAAACGTTGTGAACATTTATGTTGTGCACCAGGAACAGCTGTATACTTTTCTTGCTACTTCAAGATTCAGTTCTGATGAATAGTGTAGATTGCGAAAACTTGTTCACTTTCTAAATCAGTTTCCATTTTTCAAAGCTATAGAGATGGCAAAAGGCTAGTGCTAGATGCATCATGCTAAAGTAACTGCGTCTACTGAAAGGGAGTTGAAAAGTTCGTGATATTAAATATTACATACTTGCACAGTTGGAGGGTATACTAAAACTTTTATGACTTATCTTAATATTCTCTTTGCTCTTATATAGCATCGGAATAGCAGTATTTGATGATCAAAAGATTTAACACATTATTAAAGACCATAGCAGGAAGCGAAGGGAAATTATTTAGCAGACATCAAGTGATTATGCGTATCATCTGGAGGGTAGATTCATAATTCTCTGTGATCTTTTAAGATACTTTGCTCTTCTTTCTTTACACTAAAGAAGAGGAAACCATTGAAAATGCAGCTCCTGGACATTATTGTGACCTTGCACTCTAGTTGGAaacgtttttatttttctaattctgACTGAGAAGAGTGGCTTAGACCGTCTCTTCAGtagcatttattttttaatttctacagTTTTTACTtcccaaattttgaaattctatCTCATTTGCTGTTGTTTTAGATGGAAATACTTAAAAATCATTCTGTTTTCTACTCTTGCAACtatttattgtattatttgtattttgtacTATTTCTTTGGAGATTATTTATCTGTAATATTTTTAGTATCCACCAATATCCTTAGCAACAATTTGGTGTTGTATGATTTATATATTCTTTGCAGAGTACAATGTCTCAGCTGCATGATCTACAGGGTCAGGCTCAACAAAAGTTGCAGCAGGCAATTATGCAAAACCCAATTGTTTTCCCTTGTCAGTGCTCTTGATTTGATTGCATTCTTGTCCTCAATTAAAGACTGATTTTTCTCTGCAGCTCCCTGGACAGCACCAGATGCAATACTCCCAGTCACTATCACAACATTTCCAAAATAGACAGATGCAATCTATGCAGCAGAACATGGCACAAAACCAACTCAACCAAGGAAGCCAACTAAGGAGCCATTTGAGCCAGTTCACTGGAGCTGGTAACAATGCTTTGTTAAATGCCGCCCAGGCATCACCTAACTCTCAAATGGTAAGTTTGTTTCTTTCCTGATTGGATTATTGCAGCCTAAATTAGCTGCAATTTTTCTTTCAATCTATTCGAGTTTATTTTTTGGACTTCTTGCAGCAGATAAGAAAGTTAGCGTGTCACCATAACCTCTACTAGTTATCTCCACTCACCTTCTATGTGGTTAAATGCTGAAACTCACTTTGTTGATATTATAATAGTGACTTTTGACTTTTGTTAGTAGTCCAGCTTTACCTTCAAGAAAAGCAAACCACTTACTAGTTTGAGGGCTATGGATATTCTGATGTACATAGCAGACAAAGTAATGCAGAACTTGGTAAGAATATGTATGTTCTTATATTCTTTCTCTATTTCAGATTTCAAACATCTCAACCGCAATGCAATCACAATCATTTTTGCCACGAATGCAGCAGGTCAGTGTTTGGCAAAGAgttccatttttctttttctccccctcccccccgccccccaagaaaaaaaaaaaaattgctgatTGAGAAGTATTAGGTGTTAGCAAGACAatgttttttcctcttttttttgtgcTGATTTCTGACTACCAGTTAAGTATGTTACGTAATTtcatgggttttttttttggtgtcgTGTATGActtactttttcttcttttggatCAGTTTGGGTTAAATGGTGGACATCCTCAAAGGAATCATGCTTCCCAAATGCTAAATGATCAGAGTATGTGATTCAACCTTTTCCTTCTCTAAACTATAAAATAGTAATATTGAAATTGGATTATGTGACTGAGAATAGTATTTGCAGTTGAATGATTTTATGGTGTGAGGACTAGTTGGAATAGTGTTGTATGTTTCATTCCTTTTCTCTGTAATAAGAGAAGTTATGAGTAGTTGGACTGGTCATTAGTGACATTTGCCCAAAAACTCGGAAAGGGCATATCTTCTTTCTGATCCTTAAATTTCGTTACCGGTATTGTTACGTTCTGACAATCTGTATTGATACTGAAGATGTTGTTACTGTGCAATCATAATTACGCTACTCGAATCCGTCTTAGATTTTGCTGTGTTCATTTGTTCATACTAGTCATCGATGTTGCGACTAaaatagcttctttttttttttgtcccccCTCCCAAACTAGTGTTCGGTATGGGGGCCTCAAACCCTTCCAGCATGGTGGGAAtgcaacaacagcaacaaagCGTATTTGGAAACATGCAGACGAATGTTCAAAATCTCCAACCTGGTATGGTAACCCTTCCAAACCCGACACAAAACCCCAATTTCCCACAACAGAGGCAGCAGAATCAGCAGTAATCCACAAACCTTCCTTGAGCCATTAAGCTTCTTACAGTAAAACCCAACAAGATGTGGTGAGTTAAAGATCGACTGCTTCATATGGCAAGTGTGATTAGAGCCACGGAGGGGCTGTTTGTGTAAATTTTTCGGTCCCTTGTATAAAATCGGAGTGGGATAATAATACCACCATGTACTTGGGATTTAAGATTCGGAAGGAGAGAGAGCGAATCAACGTTTCGGGTTTCTGTATGTACCTAACAATCCTAGTTATTCTAATTTGGTGATGAGAATGAATGTGAATTTTTCGTAGTGTGCACTGCATACCTTTTGCTGTTGTTTATCTTGAATTTCTTTTCTTGTGTGTTTCTCCTCTTTAGCTCTATATTTGTTTAACATTTTGGTCTTCTTATGTTCTTAGTCCAACTTTGCAAGAAAACTAATTTGGTTTTGTTAAAGTTCTACCATATTTTTGTAATTCAAACTAAAAGGATTGAAGCCTACAAAAAAATCCCATTACATCTTACAGTTGTAGAATATAAGAGCATGTTCGTGTACTTAACTGTCTCCTAGTTTgctatataagaaaaatttgcAGGAATTCGAATGATGGAATAGAATAATTTCTTTCCCTTTGTATAAATCAAAAAGCTAAAGCTACGGTTACAATAGCTAGCCTCGTGTGATGATTGGAAAATTTTTGTttcatctaaaaataaaatttataa
This window of the Ananas comosus cultivar F153 linkage group 19, ASM154086v1, whole genome shotgun sequence genome carries:
- the LOC109725006 gene encoding mediator of RNA polymerase II transcription subunit 8 isoform X2; this translates as MEMGGGAAPPQGQQQPPPGAAAEAAAAPRPAAERLNAAVVQQLNLESVKTRALGLDKAISRILGDFDAYARANSSPKWQDVIGQFSMVSMELFNIVEDIKKVSKAFAVYPRNVSAENAAILPVMLSSKLLPEMEAEDNTKREQLLYGITNLPIHTQIEKLKARIDMIGSACEAAEKVIADCRKAYGLASRQGPSLVPTLDKVQAAKIQEQENLLRAAVNFGEGLRMPGDQRQLPSSLPSHLVDVLSFGDNTQNFGDNSGVYSKNTPAFTSNAVNNQGTPIQAPGAQQIGRSAPSPSGVSGTGNFDNASTPPMPYANSPRSSTNMMNTPSPQQQLQQQLQQQQQQRQKMMQVPSQHQQQLHSQQQLRPSSTPGVLGQSTMSQLHDLQGQAQQKLQQLPGQHQMQYSQSLSQHFQNRQMQSMQQNMAQNQLNQGSQLRSHLSQFTGAGNNALLNAAQASPNSQMISNISTAMQSQSFLPRMQQFGLNGGHPQRNHASQMLNDQMFGMGASNPSSMVGMQQQQQSVFGNMQTNVQNLQPGMVTLPNPTQNPNFPQQRQQNQQ
- the LOC109725006 gene encoding mediator of RNA polymerase II transcription subunit 8 isoform X3, with the translated sequence MEMGGGAAPPQGQQQPPPGAAAEAAAAPRPAAERLNAAVVQQLNLESVKTRALGLDKAISRILGDFDAYARANSSPKWQDVIGQFSMVSMELFNIVEDIKKVSKAFAVYPRNVSAENAAILPVMLSSKLLPEMEAEDNTKREQLLYGITNLPIHTQIEKLKARIDMIGSACEAAEKVIADCRKAYGLASRQGPSLVPTLDKVQAAKIQEQENLLRAAVNFGEGLRMPGDQRQLPSSLPSHLVDVLSFGDNTQNFGDNSGVYSKNTPAFTSNAVNNQGTPIQAPGAQQIGRSAPSPSGVSGTGNFDNASTPPMPYANSPRSSTNMMNTPSPQQQLQQQLQQQQQQRQKMMQVPSQHQQQLHSQQQLRPSSTPGVLGQSTMSQLHDLQGQAQQKLQQLPGQHQMQYSQSLSQHFQNRQMQSMQQNMAQNQLNQGSQLRSHLSQFTGAGNNALLNAAQASPNSQM
- the LOC109725006 gene encoding mediator of RNA polymerase II transcription subunit 8 isoform X1; this translates as MEMGGGAAPPQGQQQPPPGAAAEAAAAPRPAAERLNAAVVQQLNLESVKTRALGLDKAISRILGDFDAYARANSSPKWQDVIGQFSMVSMELFNIVEDIKKVSKAFAVYPRNVSAENAAILPVMLSSKLLPEMEAEDNTKREQLLYGITNLPIHTQIEKLKARIDMIGSACEAAEKVIADCRKAYGLASRQGPSLVPTLDKVQAAKIQEQENLLRAAVNFGEGLRMPGDQRQLPSSLPSHLVDVLSFGDNTQNFGDNSGVYSKNTPAFTSNAVNNQGTPIQAPGAQQIGRSAPSPSGVSGTGNFDNASTPPMPYANSPRSSTNMMNTPSPQQQLQQQLQQQQQQRQKMMQVPSQHQQQLHSQQQLRPSSTPGVLGQSTMSQLHDLQGQAQQKLQQLPGQHQMQYSQSLSQHFQNRQMQSMQQNMAQNQLNQGSQLRSHLSQFTGAGNNALLNAAQASPNSQMSSFTFKKSKPLTSLRAMDILMYIADKVMQNLFGLNGGHPQRNHASQMLNDQMFGMGASNPSSMVGMQQQQQSVFGNMQTNVQNLQPGMVTLPNPTQNPNFPQQRQQNQQ